The genomic interval CGCGTGGAATGCAACTGTTTTAAATGTTCTAGTATGATATAAATAAAATATACTGGTGAGGCATGATGATATGAAGAAAATACTTCAGGAACTAGTCAAGGGTCATATATCAATGGAAGAAGCTGAAAAACGGCTTAAAATCATGCAAATAGATGAATTAGGAGATTTTGCTAAAATAGACTCTGCTAGGGATATTCGAACTGGTTTTCCTGAAGCAGTTTTCGCCGAGGGAAAGGATGACGAAGAACTGGTAGAGATAATCCAGGGATGTTCGAAACAGAGAAGGGTGCTGGTAACTCGTTTAGAAGACGAAAGGTACCAAAAAATCAAAAAAGAACTTGAATTTCTTCAAAAAGAAGGGTTTAAAATAGAATACAATCACAAAGCCCGAATTTTACTCCTTAAAGATCATGAAATAGAAAAACAGGGAAAAATTGGAATAATCACTGCCGGCACCTCAGACATACCAGTAGCCGAAGAAGCTCGTGTGGTGGCTGAGGAAGCAGGGTGTGAAGTTTTAACATCTTATGACGTGGGAGTGGCAGGTATACACAGATTATTTTCCCAGATACGGCGTATGTTGGAAGAAGATGTGAAGGCCATAATTGTAGTTGCAGGCATGGAAGGAGCACTACCCTCAGTGGTTGCCGGACTGGTGGATATTC from Methanobacteriaceae archaeon carries:
- the larB gene encoding nickel pincer cofactor biosynthesis protein LarB produces the protein MKKILQELVKGHISMEEAEKRLKIMQIDELGDFAKIDSARDIRTGFPEAVFAEGKDDEELVEIIQGCSKQRRVLVTRLEDERYQKIKKELEFLQKEGFKIEYNHKARILLLKDHEIEKQGKIGIITAGTSDIPVAEEARVVAEEAGCEVLTSYDVGVAGIHRLFSQIRRMLEEDVKAIIVVAGMEGALPSVVAGLVDIPVIGVPTSVGYGVGAGGFAALNAMLQSCAPGIAVVNIDNGFGAAVFAATVVKQTING